In Sphingobacterium thalpophilum, a genomic segment contains:
- a CDS encoding helix-turn-helix transcriptional regulator: MNSYDIKLEFGKQAKKYRLHFGLSQIEAADLSEMSPSEYSDLENGTTNYNVEKLQSVSSIYGLFYYQMGNPACKFPAFSKLPEVTKTKINSREKPLTVYNERFIIEHLTIIFSNMSEKSEFLIKDINSKIVEQFAVSYDNEEISGTISKNFAGSIVKTDKKQIDKKGRGAKPFYFMIIKSLSNDIVQEAIQSIENEKLKDSNGKKLNPK; the protein is encoded by the coding sequence ATGAATAGCTATGACATCAAGCTAGAATTCGGTAAACAAGCAAAAAAATATAGATTACACTTTGGTTTAAGCCAAATAGAAGCAGCCGATTTAAGCGAAATGAGCCCTTCTGAATACAGTGATTTGGAAAACGGAACAACAAATTATAATGTTGAGAAGCTACAAAGTGTCTCTTCTATTTACGGCTTATTTTATTATCAAATGGGAAACCCTGCATGTAAATTCCCTGCCTTTTCCAAGTTGCCCGAAGTAACAAAGACGAAAATTAATTCCCGTGAGAAACCATTAACAGTTTATAATGAAAGATTTATAATTGAACATCTAACAATCATATTTAGTAACATGTCGGAGAAGTCCGAATTTCTAATCAAAGATATTAACAGCAAAATTGTAGAACAATTTGCTGTATCCTATGATAATGAAGAGATATCGGGTACAATTAGTAAAAACTTTGCCGGTTCTATCGTAAAAACAGATAAAAAGCAAATTGATAAAAAAGGACGTGGAGCGAAACCATTTTATTTTATGATAATAAAATCTCTGTCCAATGATATCGTGCAAGAAGCAATCCAATCGATTGAGAACGAAAAACTGAAGGATTCAAATGGAAAAAAGCTTAATCCGAAATGA
- a CDS encoding nuclear transport factor 2 family protein, with the protein MENKVPKLTSASVLNERTEKIFQYVEAYNKMDVENMVPDFDGGIVFQNIMNGEKTMELRGIEEFKQQAIAALSYFSEREQSIETITHTRSSTEIVINYSAISAMDFSNGLKKGDEINIQGKSIFEFSADGKIRKLTDIA; encoded by the coding sequence ATGGAAAATAAAGTACCAAAACTTACGAGCGCATCCGTCTTAAATGAAAGAACGGAAAAGATTTTCCAATATGTTGAAGCATATAACAAGATGGATGTTGAAAATATGGTACCAGATTTTGATGGTGGAATCGTTTTTCAGAACATAATGAATGGTGAGAAAACGATGGAATTGCGAGGCATTGAAGAATTTAAACAACAGGCGATTGCCGCCCTATCATATTTCAGTGAGCGAGAGCAGTCCATCGAGACAATCACTCATACCCGTAGTTCGACAGAAATCGTGATCAACTATAGTGCTATTTCGGCAATGGATTTTTCGAATGGCTTGAAAAAAGGCGATGAAATAAACATACAGGGGAAGTCGATTTTTGAGTTTTCGGCTGATGGGAAGATTAGAAAGTTGACGGATATAGCGTAG
- a CDS encoding PDDEXK nuclease domain-containing protein, with the protein MEFEKLVSSIQNTHEELQLSAIKAVNQSLTLRNWLIGLYIIEFEQKGKERAKYGEQLLAELAASIKIKGLSVTNLRLCRQFYIAYPHLISAVKDALINSNLKGVQIGQSLTDQLQSTDYKTNSIHQSTTDELNQAFQHPIKNGPLTDPFEILSKISFTHLVQLLPIQNLEKRTFYELECIRQAWSVGELKRQINTLYYERSGISKKPDKLSKIINQKAEQLTADDFIKSPFTFEFLGLKAKDVVYENDLEKSLLEHLEGFLLEMGQGFCFEAKQKRILIGGEYFFIDLVFYHRILKCHVLVELKIDEAKHEHIGQLKTYVNYYKKEMMQKDDNPPVGLLLVTNQNKALVEYAIADSDQQLFVSKYLLELPSKEELIAEIEREKNILREQGIVYGREN; encoded by the coding sequence ATGGAATTTGAAAAATTAGTCAGCAGTATCCAAAATACCCATGAAGAGTTACAGCTTTCAGCGATAAAAGCTGTGAACCAATCGCTCACTTTGCGCAACTGGCTAATAGGCCTATACATCATAGAATTTGAACAAAAGGGTAAAGAAAGAGCAAAGTATGGTGAACAGCTACTCGCCGAACTCGCCGCATCTATTAAAATAAAAGGATTATCTGTTACGAATCTAAGGTTATGCAGACAATTTTATATTGCATACCCTCATCTAATATCTGCTGTAAAAGATGCTCTGATCAACAGTAACTTAAAAGGAGTTCAAATTGGTCAGTCGTTGACTGACCAATTACAAAGTACTGACTACAAGACAAATTCAATTCATCAGTCGACGACTGATGAATTGAACCAAGCGTTTCAACACCCTATAAAAAACGGTCCCCTAACAGATCCTTTCGAAATTTTATCGAAGATTTCTTTTACTCACCTCGTACAACTCCTCCCAATTCAAAATTTAGAGAAGCGCACATTTTATGAGTTAGAATGTATTAGGCAAGCATGGAGCGTCGGCGAATTGAAAAGACAAATCAACACGCTATATTATGAGAGAAGTGGGATAAGCAAGAAACCCGATAAATTATCCAAGATTATCAACCAAAAAGCAGAACAGCTAACAGCCGATGATTTCATCAAATCACCTTTTACCTTTGAATTCCTTGGGCTAAAGGCCAAAGATGTCGTTTATGAAAATGATCTTGAAAAATCACTCCTAGAACACTTGGAGGGCTTTCTGCTTGAAATGGGCCAAGGCTTTTGCTTCGAAGCCAAACAGAAACGCATATTGATAGGTGGAGAATACTTCTTCATTGATCTTGTCTTTTACCACAGGATATTAAAATGTCATGTCCTAGTAGAGCTCAAAATTGATGAGGCCAAGCATGAACATATCGGGCAATTAAAAACCTACGTCAATTACTACAAAAAGGAAATGATGCAAAAGGACGACAATCCTCCGGTGGGGTTATTGCTCGTGACCAACCAAAACAAAGCGTTGGTAGAATACGCCATTGCCGACAGCGATCAACAATTGTTTGTCAGTAAGTATTTGCTCGAATTGCCTTCAAAAGAAGAGCTAATCGCGGAGATAGAAAGGGAAAAGAATATATTACGTGAGCAAGGAATCGTATATGGTAGAGAAAATTAA
- a CDS encoding n-acetylglutamate synthase: MNYHSRIFQVVTNSDNGDTSSETTFHYKQEGNILTSIYSGGSIVSGHLLGIVDDDGNIDMQYHHINSNGEIMTGLCKSTPEILKDGRIRLHEEWKWTNGDQSSGKSTLEEILFDANSIS, translated from the coding sequence ATGAACTATCACAGCCGAATATTCCAAGTTGTCACCAATTCAGATAATGGCGACACTTCAAGTGAAACGACTTTTCACTACAAGCAAGAGGGAAATATCCTCACATCTATTTATTCGGGGGGCAGCATTGTCTCCGGACATTTGCTCGGAATCGTAGACGATGATGGAAATATAGATATGCAATATCACCACATTAATAGTAATGGGGAAATAATGACGGGACTCTGTAAATCTACTCCTGAGATTCTTAAAGATGGAAGAATTAGACTGCACGAAGAATGGAAATGGACAAATGGGGACCAATCAAGTGGAAAATCTACACTTGAAGAAATTTTATTTGATGCCAATTCAATCAGTTGA
- a CDS encoding AIPR family protein: MAQQELNRFYTDLLQDIRSEQLSNQEGGSLEQLFTKQAIDLLSGGGETADARISFHESIVARNRHKINAYAIADNYETLDLFVTVFKCTEEPIRVQKSDIDNAAKLLLSFLKKADNREYADSLEESSEIFDFAHTLNASVELRENLVRINIFILTDGIYNGEIPSQKELNEIPVFFRVVDLNYLFNISEKEYIPIEIDFEQDGFEVPCIKADIDNPEYQSYLALIPGHALVSVYEQYGARLLEQNVRSFLQFTGKINQGIRRTILKEPHMFLAFNNGIAATADDLKLKKTEKGYLIESVKDLQIVNGGQTTASIYHTWKKDKAEIKDIVVQVKLSIIKDKNNFAEIVSRIAEYANTQNKISISDLSSNTPFHIELEKLSRNIWAPPVNGQSYQTRWFYERARGQYRNARSREGTTKAKLKAFDFKNPKKQFFTKEELAKFINTWSEVYVDDKLIIGPHIVVRGSQKNYAQFIAHNIPENSDNKYFEDAIAKAILFRTAEKLYGIKPNSIGDMRYITVPYTLALLSYKKGTEINLSEIWKKQGVSDELQTIIYDLMVQVEQFIKKNAPGALYGEWAKKEECWVILRNDFKL; encoded by the coding sequence ATGGCACAACAGGAACTCAATCGGTTTTATACAGATTTATTACAGGATATTCGTTCAGAGCAGCTTTCAAATCAAGAAGGTGGTTCTTTAGAGCAACTATTTACTAAGCAGGCTATTGACCTTCTCTCTGGAGGGGGAGAAACTGCAGATGCTAGAATTTCTTTCCATGAAAGTATTGTAGCAAGAAACCGCCATAAGATCAATGCTTATGCTATTGCTGATAATTATGAAACCCTCGATCTTTTTGTTACAGTATTTAAATGTACAGAAGAACCTATACGTGTTCAGAAATCCGATATTGATAATGCCGCAAAATTATTACTCTCGTTTTTGAAAAAAGCTGATAACAGAGAATATGCAGATAGCTTGGAAGAATCATCAGAGATATTTGACTTTGCCCATACTTTAAATGCCTCAGTGGAACTGAGAGAAAACCTTGTAAGAATAAATATATTTATTTTAACCGACGGTATTTATAATGGGGAAATTCCTTCACAAAAAGAATTAAATGAGATTCCTGTTTTTTTCCGAGTGGTTGATCTGAATTATCTGTTCAATATTTCAGAGAAAGAATACATCCCTATTGAAATCGATTTCGAACAGGACGGTTTTGAGGTGCCATGTATTAAGGCGGATATAGATAATCCTGAATATCAGTCTTACCTAGCATTAATCCCCGGACATGCACTTGTTTCAGTTTATGAGCAATATGGAGCCAGACTATTAGAACAGAATGTGCGATCATTTCTACAGTTCACTGGAAAAATAAATCAAGGGATCAGGAGAACAATATTGAAAGAACCACATATGTTTCTGGCTTTTAATAATGGTATAGCAGCTACCGCCGATGATTTAAAACTCAAAAAAACAGAAAAGGGATATCTGATAGAATCTGTAAAAGATCTTCAGATTGTAAATGGAGGACAAACAACAGCATCTATATATCATACTTGGAAGAAAGATAAGGCTGAAATAAAAGACATTGTAGTTCAGGTCAAACTGAGTATCATAAAAGATAAGAATAATTTTGCGGAAATCGTTAGCCGTATTGCTGAATATGCCAATACTCAGAATAAAATTTCTATTTCTGACTTGAGTTCTAATACTCCATTTCACATTGAACTTGAAAAATTATCAAGAAATATATGGGCTCCGCCTGTTAATGGTCAATCTTATCAAACCAGATGGTTTTATGAAAGGGCCAGAGGTCAATACAGAAACGCAAGGTCAAGGGAAGGAACTACAAAAGCAAAACTCAAAGCATTTGACTTTAAAAATCCTAAAAAACAGTTCTTTACAAAAGAGGAGCTGGCGAAATTTATAAATACATGGAGTGAAGTCTATGTGGATGACAAGCTCATTATCGGACCTCATATAGTTGTAAGAGGAAGCCAAAAAAATTATGCACAGTTTATTGCACATAATATTCCTGAAAATTCTGATAATAAATATTTCGAAGATGCAATCGCAAAGGCTATTTTATTCAGGACCGCTGAAAAGTTGTACGGAATAAAACCCAATTCTATCGGCGATATGAGATATATAACGGTTCCTTACACTCTTGCTTTATTATCCTATAAGAAAGGAACAGAAATAAATCTGTCCGAAATATGGAAGAAGCAAGGTGTATCTGACGAGTTGCAAACTATAATTTATGATTTGATGGTTCAGGTAGAACAATTTATAAAGAAGAACGCACCGGGAGCTTTATATGGTGAGTGGGCGAAGAAAGAGGAATGTTGGGTTATTTTAAGGAATGATTTTAAGCTTTGA
- a CDS encoding AAA family ATPase — protein sequence MKIKRIQISNYRAFLVNNDQESARYTIDLPKGENLLIYGENGSGKSSLFRALKDFFNSALNTGFPFQKNLFYIPKHNKEQPFINITLEDESECSFSAETTRTNTHTIPIIAKASIVKGFVGYRDLLQLHFRQHNSQPDLFSFFLGETGLFSDMIAILSVQAANRISYKDLWEKIQHTKIQNDISDYNTNVYAQFLELEDRANMLLKYFQKECDLKIEYQEMELQGEDLVPPSISLKIKLFEKELPEHEEVLNEARLTALAISVYLAYILGLPSTDLRILFLDDIFIGLDMTNRIPLLEILTKDEFDDGTSFRDFQIFLTTYDREWFNVAKPYLKGWEKTEFYVDNHSHNIERPFIRKSETYRERAEYHLTKGDYPACANYLRKAFEKELKRILPENVLYPGFNGTSGDNSVITLSKRNLSISENDNSWFYKLKEEEDTDVDTFRFISLQQMIDQFKKLVNRYEVPFLLIDELIGIKDRLLNPLSHDDLKSSIFKAELITGFKILDELQKIVSKVIVCVKDSNAIQMYSIKTDYKNDSYYYRFELRSNLTYFQYGAYRTFLNAVFHTQYRTRGYNFSNFEIMEFDYTSIEKLSKAIFFASSEPGVSYRFYENFMFDEIYTADGKKISELI from the coding sequence ATGAAAATCAAACGCATTCAAATTAGCAATTACAGAGCATTTCTGGTAAATAACGACCAGGAATCAGCCCGTTATACAATAGATTTGCCAAAGGGGGAAAACCTGTTGATTTATGGAGAAAATGGAAGTGGGAAATCATCTCTTTTCCGTGCTTTGAAGGACTTTTTTAATTCTGCTTTGAATACAGGATTTCCATTTCAGAAAAATCTATTTTATATTCCTAAGCATAATAAGGAACAGCCTTTTATAAATATAACACTTGAAGATGAAAGCGAATGTTCTTTCTCTGCTGAAACAACAAGGACAAATACGCATACCATTCCTATAATTGCAAAAGCAAGTATTGTAAAGGGGTTTGTTGGATATAGAGACTTACTGCAACTTCATTTCAGGCAACATAACAGTCAGCCGGATCTGTTTTCGTTTTTTCTTGGAGAAACAGGATTATTTTCAGATATGATTGCAATTCTTTCTGTACAAGCTGCAAATAGAATTTCATATAAAGACTTATGGGAAAAGATTCAGCACACCAAAATACAGAATGATATATCGGACTATAACACTAATGTGTATGCTCAGTTCTTGGAATTAGAAGATAGAGCAAATATGCTTCTTAAGTATTTTCAGAAAGAATGTGATTTGAAAATAGAATATCAAGAAATGGAATTGCAAGGCGAAGATTTAGTACCTCCTTCTATTTCACTTAAAATAAAACTTTTTGAGAAGGAATTACCCGAGCATGAGGAAGTTCTAAATGAAGCCCGCCTCACGGCACTGGCCATATCTGTCTATTTAGCTTATATTCTCGGTTTACCGTCAACGGATTTAAGGATTTTATTTCTGGATGATATCTTTATAGGTCTCGATATGACTAATAGAATTCCGTTATTGGAGATCCTCACAAAGGATGAATTCGACGATGGGACTTCATTCAGAGATTTCCAGATATTTCTGACTACTTATGACAGAGAATGGTTTAATGTAGCAAAGCCATATCTTAAAGGCTGGGAAAAAACAGAATTTTATGTAGATAACCATAGTCATAATATTGAACGTCCTTTTATCCGTAAATCTGAAACATATAGAGAAAGAGCAGAATACCATTTGACAAAAGGAGATTATCCTGCCTGTGCTAATTATCTGCGAAAGGCATTTGAAAAAGAACTAAAGAGAATCTTGCCTGAAAATGTACTTTATCCGGGTTTTAATGGCACATCGGGAGACAATAGTGTAATTACTTTATCAAAAAGGAATCTTTCAATTTCGGAAAATGATAATTCCTGGTTTTATAAATTAAAAGAGGAAGAAGATACAGATGTTGATACTTTCAGATTTATCTCTTTACAACAAATGATAGATCAGTTTAAGAAGTTAGTCAATCGATATGAAGTTCCATTCTTACTCATTGATGAACTTATCGGAATCAAAGACCGTTTACTCAATCCTCTTTCTCATGATGATCTGAAATCTTCAATATTTAAGGCAGAACTCATCACTGGATTTAAAATATTAGATGAGCTTCAGAAAATAGTTTCAAAAGTCATAGTATGTGTCAAAGACAGTAATGCAATTCAGATGTACAGTATAAAAACTGATTATAAGAATGATAGTTATTATTATAGATTTGAATTAAGGAGTAATCTAACATATTTTCAATATGGTGCTTATAGAACATTTTTGAATGCAGTTTTTCATACTCAATATCGAACAAGAGGATATAATTTTTCAAATTTTGAGATTATGGAATTTGATTACACTTCAATTGAAAAATTATCGAAAGCCATATTTTTTGCTTCGTCAGAACCTGGAGTCTCTTATAGATTTTATGAAAATTTTATGTTTGATGAAATTTACACCGCTGATGGAAAGAAAATATCTGAACTGATTTAA